Within Arachis duranensis cultivar V14167 unplaced genomic scaffold, aradu.V14167.gnm2.J7QH unplaced_Scaffold_71773, whole genome shotgun sequence, the genomic segment TTAGGAGTAAAGCATCCCGAGGTTGGCGCATCTCGTTGGGCGTGGAGAAGCATTGGGAACCCCAATTTCTTTCTTCGGAGCCGTTTCTTTTCCCGTCCCCCCGCCCCGGCATAGCGCTTCGCTTCCGGTTCTTCGGAAGAATCTACTGACTTCTCCCTTCTTCATTGATCTGGGGGAAAAGGAACCGTCTACCAGTTGGCAAGCTAGACATCAAGTAAGTGGCTTGATGAGGATAACTAAGCTGACACGCCGGAGTTGGCTGCTGGCACAACAGGGTGGTGCCTTACCGCACCGCAGGCGAACGCGCGGTAGCGTTCGTGGTGGTGCTTCAGGATTCCAATGTACTGCGTCCAAGATCAGAACGAGCTTGCCGGCGGACCACTGCCGTCCCATTCTTGAGTGAGCTGGAGCACAGCCATCTTATCCACTGAACTAGCTAGAAGCTATCGCTTCGGGTCGAAGCACTAAAAGAAAGGGACCGGGAAACGCGGCGGCATAGGAACCACGGGACCCCCACtagtaaaaaaaagggaaaacgGAAGTGCGCTAACGCGCACCAGCTGGCCCTTTCCCCTTACTCTAACATCACCCCTTCCTTTACGTTGTAGGTCGAGCGGCTTCATAGCACAGGCACTAGCCCTATAGAATGAAGGGAAGGAAAGGCCTTTCTTTTCTACGCTACGACCTTTCTTCTCTTATGAAATTTCTAGTTACAGAAATAGATCATTTCTAAACCGGAATCTTAGGATACCACCACTAATAGAAGGACAAGGACCGGAGACTTGAACACCAGATAGGCATTCACCAACAAAGACTAGCACATCGCTTACTGATGAAAGACCGTCTGCTGGATACACCATTCCTACTACTGCTGAATCGAACAAAATAGCGATTCTGAGaatcattcttttttttaggaGTTGGGGAATCTAGGCCTAATCTATTAGAATGGGTCTAGGCTGATTTGGCAGGTCGAAGCCTAAAGACTTTCAAGGTCAAAACCATTCCGCTCGAAAACCAGCCTTCAAAGAAAGTCAAAGCCGAGTTCAATAAATCGGAGCTCTCCCCGGCTGTGCCGTACCGGTGAACTGAACTCGAGTTCGTTCTATTCGTTCTAACAGAATGCTAACCTAACATCGCCCTTGGTTTGGTTGGTGATTGGCCAATTCCAAGGTCTTTCTCAATAGAGCTCTACTAATGAAATAGGGGCGGCGAAACCAAGGCTTTCAGTCCCTCTCCATGGGGGTAGACCAGCACTGTTAAAAGCTACTCCCAGCCATGTTCCCGCTCGGTTTCAAGTCTATTCCGTAGCGACTGCCCCAGGATTGGAGCCTTGACCCGCCCAACTCACGACAGTTGGTACATTAGAAGCCCTATGTGCTATAATGCTGAGCCAAGGACGCTCCGCCTTATCTATAGAAGCAGTCAACTGAGTTCTGAACGAATTAGCTCCTTGGTAATGGCTCAATCTATAGATAGAAAGCCCTATGATGGGAAACTATCACGTTAGGTTTGGAGAGAGATCGGACCTGTTTTCTAATATAATAGGGAGAACAGATGCAAGCTTTTTCTTTCAATAGCCGGCAAAATGACTACAGGATCATCGGTCTACTCTACCTCAATTCACCATTTCGAACTTTATACAGAAGGTTTTTCCGTACCAGCTCCTTCCACCTATACCGCAGTTGAAGCACCTAAAGGAGAATTTGGTGTCTTTCTTGTCAGTAATGGAAGCAATCGTCCCTACCGTCGTAAAATAAGAGCACCCGGCTCTGCCCATTCACAAGGACTCGATTCTATGTCCAAACATCACATGCCAGCAGATGTGGTCACCATCATAGGTACTCAAGATATTGTGTCTGGAGAGGTGGATAGATAGGATTCCTAGTTGCTCGATCAGCTTTATTGCGAGCCAAAAAcctttttggattttttcccCTGACACACATACCACTGTCCTGTACACTAAGTCAAACTAGCTCTAGAGTACGGGCCGGGCCCTCCATCCTACCTCCCCGCCCTTTGAAGTAGAGAGGGAGAAATGGATAGAGGCAATCTATTTATTGAATATGAATATGAAAGGGATCCCAATAGCAAtaggaaagagagagaagaccATGTCGAAAGGATTCTGTCCATCAATCCAATCCTATTTTGTTCACATTGAAGGAATTGAATCCATAGTAAAAATACACCAATGCACAAAAGAGTTAACTCTTGAAGAGCGGGTATATTAGGCAAAGAATAGGACGAGGGAGCTCTTACTGCTCGAGAAGGAGCTGTGATACTTATGTTTGTTCTCGCATCCGCAATCGAAAGGGCAGAAGCAAACAAACCCGGACCATGAAAGGAAAGGGGGGTTCAGCACCCTCCTGACCGTCCATTACCTTTGATTGAAAGCAATCCTTACCTTCACGGACCCTAGTTTTAAGCAGCGCAGCACCAGAAAGAGTCAAAGGTACCACACGAACGGACTAAGCAACAAGGTCCGAAGGGGTAGTAGCTTCTGGTGTGGGAGCAAGGAGTGGTTAATGGaaggaccataaaatatatatataaacattaagAGCCTGACCACCGAAGCATTTTCATTACTTTCCACAGAAGAGAGCATCAACAAAGTTCAATACACAAACAAAAACTACTAGTGGTATGTAAGTCTCTAGTGAGCTTGCGCTGCCGTTCCACTCTATTTAGGTAAACACCATATCCCTCTATTCGGCTTAGGCGTTTCGGGAGTGAACAAGCAGAGCAGATATTCTTTCCGGGATGACAAGAGGAGACCATATTTATGAAACAGATTTCTTTGGTCTTTCTCACCTTGGCCCTTTGCCTTTGAAATTTATTAATAGCTTTTCATAGAGGGTTGAAgactccttttctttttttttatgcaattatGAATTCCACGGAACTTTATCGATTCCAACGCAACTTATCCTTTTGGAGCTGACGTAACAAACTACGCGAGCCTCCCGACGAAGCCAACCAAAATCCTATccgaataaaaaaaagaaaaggcagTTTCATTATGGTGGTATACCAGCCGCCTGTTCTGGAACTTCCAGTTCCAATCGAAGCATATCTATCCGTAAATGGATTTGTATGTATAGCCACTTCAGTCGTGCTCGTTGTTTCTCTAAAGTATCTTTTTTCTGGGAACATGGTCAACCATAAATTCTTATGTTCGCGATTCTTCATCCACCGATGCAGAAAATGCTCAAGTTTTCCATTCTCATATGAGGCCGAAAAGTTTATTGGCAACAGGTCGGCACGAAGTGATTCACCATGCTCAAACATGAGGCGATCGTTCGTTAGGGACGGTTTATAGATCATAAAATTCCCACAAATGGAATGAGAAGTGGGTCCATGTAAATGATCGAGACCTCGGAAACAACAACGCTCCTTCCCCATATGGAGTTCGGAACCCAAAGGCAATCGTTGAGTGAACTGTATCCTCTTTGTGTTAGTTGACCTAAGCCGCACCATTACAGCTGGGGTGGGGCTCGGCCTCCGAACCGTACGTGGGGCGAGTTTCTGCCTCATACAGCTCGGGCCGAAGACCGGGGGAAGTTTAGTTATTTAGAGATGGGGGGACCCAGCAGCTGCCGGTCGGGGCGGGGATAAGCTTGTGAAGAAGCAAATCCCCCCCCAAAAAAAACCTTGATATACTATAGCGCTAGCGCTTCGCGTTCTTTCTATTTCATCCCATTTTTTTCGGGATAGGCGGCGAATACTAATCTAATAAGTGAAGTTGTAGTCGTCTTACAAATTGGCTCGGACACCAGCTTTCCCAAAATCAATTCGTGCCCGCCCATTCTGTCTCGCCCTAAATGGAATGGCTCTCTTAGTTACGCTGCGCCCCGGTCTGAGTCCCCACGTCCGCTCTTCTCCGCCCGCAACCCAAGAAGTTGGCTTTGCCAACACAACATTAGGGCCGTCCCCTTCATTCTATGCCGACCCCGGCCCGGGGCTGGCTTTTTGGGAAGCCCGTTCCCACCGCGCTCACGGCCCGGCTGGCCTTCCAGCGGTAGTGGGAATTATCCCGTTCCCTGGTCAAAGACTTGGTTGGATGCGGGATCTACTCCACGAGGAGCGGTACGGACGTAGATGATATCATCACGACCTCTCTTTTCGTACCGCTAGGGATGCTTAACGCCACTTCGCCAACTGGCGTTACCTGCGCTTTCGTGTCTCTCAGTGTGGTCAGCACTGGGTGTTTCCGAGCAGCGAGGCTTACACCCATTCGCATTAGTTCATCCAAAGTTCCTTACCCTTATGCACGAATTATTGAATAAGCCATCTTCCTATCAAGGTTAAGGAGTCAACTGAGCATCTCAGCGGCGGGATTGAATACCCGGATCGAGTCAGAGTTCACGCCGCCCGCCCTGAACAAATAGGAGGCGTGGGCCACAGGTCGCACATAAGCCGCCGGGTCGCACGACAGAAGAACACCCAACATACAGATGCACACTCCAAAATGTGCAATATTCATCTGAATTGGAGCTTTTTGGTGGTAGTCGTGACCAACAGCCATCAGCTGTCGGCTCGTTGGTAAGGCGAGAGCTTCAAGCCCGATTTCAGGTTCAGGTGGCACACCCCCCACACAAGCACCCCCCGACGAAGGGGGGACGGGGAAAGCTACAGGCCCAAAACCTTCGACCCTTCTTTCTAAATGGGGGTGCCCGGAGCACCTCATCTTGTCATTTCGTTCTTGCTCATTCCCGTTAGGGTTAGGCCGAAGTCTTTGGCGTTTCCTTCTCTGCGCCCGCTCACGCTTTGCTGACCTATCGCGTGGTAAAGAGAAGAGAGTACGAAAGAATAGTAAACAGAGCACACCGCAGAAAGATTCTAAATATGAGAAGTCCCCCTTGGATTCGAGAAGAAGGAAATGAAGAACGGGAACGAAACGAAATGAGGCGTTTCCAGCTCTAGTTTCGGATGAGCTTCTCCCAATTATGTCTGGTAGTAAAATAAGGCGGCCTGCTCTGACCAAGACTCCACTTTTTGCTCCGTCCATGGAGCGTCTGAATTTCCTGGAATGTAGATAGACCAAAAGAGGGAATGAAGGGATAAGAATTGGAATTAGAGTACCATTGGAAAAAGGGGCACCTGTGGGAACATCTCTACTGACGAACCATTTCAATAGTAAGGGTGCTGCCGTGCCACGAGGCACGACCATAGaagtaatgaaaaagaaaaagttatgtAGTTGGACCATCCGCTCTATCCGTTCGAGTTTCGCTTCTCTAGAGAAGATGAGACGCTAAAAATGAAAGTGTTCGCAACGCATATCGAAAGGATACCAATGAAGCCGACCATTAATGACTTGTTCGAACACCGGGAGCGGTCTGATCCCTTATTTGATCATACCTCTCTTAGAAACATAATACAAAAGCAAACTCTCATAGTTCGGAGCCCAGCTCCAACTACTTCTTCGTAAGGTGAGGTACTTCTTTCGGTTTGAATAGGGGTCGCTCttcttttccattttctgtCTGGTTTTGGTCCTCCTCCTACCTCTGTTTGCAACGGCTACAGACGCATGTTAACGTGAATTGCGTATAGAAACAAAAAGAGccacttattttatttattctcggAGCTGGCCCATTGATTCCCTGCGGTTAAAACTATTGACCATCCACTCGGTCTAACAGAATATGCGAATGATGGATGGCTTGGATGACCCGCAGATAGGGAAGGCTTTGCCGGGTGCCATGCTCCATTATTTGCATGACATAGGACTGATAGGTCCGTGGCGTCATCAGCCCCCCCCCCGCAGGGAATGGAGATAGTAACGAATGTCACGGTACCTATCAAGAATAGAAAGGGGGTAAAAACCGTCCGCTACCAACGCAGCTTCCACACGCCGTTCtacttgtaatttttaattgacTATGGATGGACACCTGACGGTTCAACCCGTCAGCCCCCCCAAGATTCTGGAGCCCGTAGCGGCAATAAAGAATATCTATTAGAAATGCGTCCGAGATTAGGGGAGGTTCTTATTCCGGGATAATAGAATAACCGGTTGAGGTAGGGGCGCCGCTGGGGCGGGTTGGGGCGCTTCAAGAGGTGCTTCGGTTCTATACCTGGCGGAGTTGGTGGCCCTTCCATCCCAGCGATCCCATCGCAATGGGCGAGAACTTGATCTTGAACGACTAAAGGAATAGTGGCCCCCCCTAAAACAGAAAGAAGATACAATATTTTCTTCCAAGTCAAGTCCGATGCTCTCAACTCTTGAGAGACTTTCTCTTTTAAGACAAGACCTCAGGCTCAGGTTTTCCGCAATTTCGAATCCAGTGGAAGGCCCTTGACATAGCATTGAGAAATTGTTGAAACATAGTGTAGTGATTGATTGAGAAAAATTGATTCCCTCCAGACAGAAAGTTCATGTAGGAGTCTTGAAGAATTCATTCTATTGAGTTGTGCTTGGTTGTTGACCAAAGAAAGAAAGGATGCATGGGACTTTTGGCTTTATTATCATTCAGCGCAGTTGCCGCCtctttagaaataaaataaataaaggacAAAGCGCTGTTCACGTTAAAGCTACTTTGTTGCCTACTACTATAATACGAGAACTACACTAcgataatttttatatacatcGGTAAGGCATGAACTCCAACTGAAGGAATGAAGCCCATATCATACAAACCTACATACTACCTACTTTCTTTACCTTTACATACGCTATTTTCTACATCGAAAGCGCACTAAGACTATTGAAAGGTTGGAAATCCGGATTCTTAATCTGGAAAGCGCTGGTTCGAGCCCAGATCCTATGCGGATAAAAGCGTTGCCCCAGCTCGTGACAAGACCTTTGTTTAATATCTCGGCGCCTCTTCTCCTTAGACGGATGACTCTCCCATGATCTGAGACAgcctctttttccttcacttaCAAAGGGGGGCTTAAAAGCATTTATTCTTCAAAGGGAATAAactccttcttcttttcccaCTAGGGTGAAAGGTGAACCTCACCTCTTATCCAATTCCGGAGGCTTTCGATCTGACATCTTTACTTGAAAGCTCTCTCTGTGCGCTTATCCTCGCCCTTTGCTTAGCGCtagcttttttcttctttctttagttTCGAAAACGGAAAGGAAAGAAAGTAGGATAATGGAGGATACGGAATGAATGCTCTTCGATGCTAGCTAGGTGTGGACGGAAACTTCCCTTATTTTACAACGGGTGGGAAATCCTGCGCCTTCATTTAATCAGGTAAATCACTCTATTAGGACAATTGATAAGGGATCTTACGAAAAGGGCTATCAAACGGCTGTGACTTTCAATTGGCCTAGGTTCCCGGTCTGCGCTTGCCATTCTTGCGGATAGGACGACCAAGGCTCATCTATTGAAGAGAGTCAGTTACAATAACAGATGGGGATGGATATTACGCGCCAACTGCTGAAAGAAAGGACCGAATCAACAGCACTTTCTCTAAAGACTGAACCAAGGGCACCACTTTCTAGGATTCTTAGTCGAGTGAGTTCAACTGATTCTTCATCCCCGAAGTAAGCACACTTTCTTTCTTAAAGCTTCAGCTACTCTTTTCGCCTAATAGGCAAAGGGAATAGAGCGATTGTTGCAATCAGAGAAGCCTGCCCTATTTAAGAGAATGGCGAAGTGGTTACTGATGCTATCTGAACTTGAGATAACAAATCTCACATTTCTATACTCCATCATAGACAAGACCGTCTAAACTAGACAGAAAAACAATCCTTCTTTCCGGCTCCGGGATCAATGCTGGGCACGGGGGTTAAAGTAAGAGTGATTGACCTACCTTCATTCCATACGTGCCTGCTTACCATGCTTGAAGAGTTACTTCTTAACTACATGAGTAGACTGCTTTCCTTAATCGGCTACGCTCCTCTGGAACCGCTATTCTAAATTCCAATCCAGTAACCTGGGAAAGGAAGAGAAGGGGAATGAAGGAAAAACcttcttccatagaagaggCTAATCGAGATCCGTAGAGGCATAAGGGGAATGAAGGAAAAACcttcttccatagaagaggCTAATCGAGATCCGTAGAGGCATAAGGCGCTACGCCGACTGGCTTCATTCAAGTTTGTGCTGGCTGTTAAGCTGTGCTTCCTTCAGCTGCTTGATCGGATGTAAAAACTTTTACTTTTAAGTGGTGTACCGATTGATGATTGAAAGCATACGGACTATTGAACGGCTCTTGATGGGGCTTTCACTTTATGTCTTGCAGTAAGAAGCTAGCAGAAGAGCGCTTCCCCCCTGTCCTCGGGCATAAATTGGATCAGGGAGATGTTTTCATTAGAATGATCGACATACCGCCTTGACCACTGAAAAGACAGGTTCGAAGAAAGGCTACGCCAAAGACGGAACCTAACTCCAATTATAGCCAGTCGATCTCCTCCTCTTGACCTCGTATCcgacttcttcttctttcttgaaCCGAGGAGCGAATGCTTCTAAAGCATTTATTTTCTTGGTTGGAAAAGTGGTGCATTTCTGTTCTTTTGAAAGACCATCTGTCTTACTTTGTTCGCAATACTTTCTTTGTCTGCAAAAGCGATAGATTCCCAGTGCTTGAATAAACTTACTTGGAGCCTTCCTTCACTCCTGAACTAGTAGACTCAACTGAGTGCGCCTATGATAGGATAGGATCCTGCTACTAAGGAAAGGACTCTAAGAGACTGACTTGCGATCCAAAGAAAGTGAGATTCTGGTCGATAATAAAGTTTGAGACACTCTTNNNNNNNNNNNNNNNNNNNNNNNNNNNNNNNNNNNNNNNNNNNNNNNNNNNNNNNNNNNNNNNNNNNNNNNNNNNNNNNNNNNNNNNNNNNNNNNNNNNNNNNNNNNNNNNNNNNNNNNNNNNNNNNNNACTCTTTCAGCTTCCATCTAGAGGAGAGCTTGAACACGCCCCTTCTTACTAGCCCATAGAGAGTGATTCCAGGAAAGGGCAGAGCTGCTAACCTTAGCATCAGCAGGAGATGGAGAAGGGCGCTTGACCAATAGCCCTCCTTACCTTATGGAGCCTAGACCGAAGAGAGTAGATGCGCTATTTTGAGTAGATAGTAGATGTAGATATGCGCGGATATAgactaaaaaagtaaaaaactaGTTTTGATTGGCTAATGAAATAACTGAGTCTAGCTCTAAA encodes:
- the LOC127744634 gene encoding cytochrome c biogenesis CcmF C-terminal-like mitochondrial protein; its protein translation is MRQKLAPRTVRRPSPTPAVMVRLRSTNTKRIQFTQRLPLGSELHMGKERCCFRGLDHLHGPTSHSICGNFMIYKPSLTNDRLMFEHGESLRADLLPINFSASYENGKLEHFLHRWMKNREHKNLWLTMFPEKRYFRETTSTTEVAIHTNPFTDRYASIGTGSSRTGGWYTTIMKLPFLFFIRIGFWLASSGGSRSLLRQLQKDKLRWNR
- the LOC127744633 gene encoding cytochrome c biogenesis CcmF C-terminal-like mitochondrial protein, whose protein sequence is MVQLHNFFFFITSMVVPRGTAAPLLLKWFVSRDVPTGAPFSNGTLIPILIPSFPLLVYLHSRKFRRSMDGAKSGVLVRAGRLILLPDIIGRSSSETRAGNASFRFVPVLHFLLLESKGDFSYLESFCGVLCLLFFRTLFSLPRDRSAKRERAQRRKRQRLRPNPNGNEQERNDKMRCSGHPHLERRVEGFGPVAFPVPPSSGGACVGGVPPEPEIGLEALALPTSRQLMAVGHDYHQKAPIQMNIAHFGVCICMLGVLLSCDPAAYVRPVAHASYLFRAGGVNSDSIRVFNPAAEMLS